The Vicugna pacos chromosome 32, VicPac4, whole genome shotgun sequence genomic sequence gaaaaattaaaatgacaaactgCCAGGACATTATTTTTAACTGTTATTGGCACTTACCCTTAATCAGAGTCGTTCTGGAAAAgtccctccaccccctgccccgttGAGCCGTTAGCATCCTGCAGGGCTCAAGTACAGCCACTAAGCAGGGGGTACAGGGGTGTACTTCTGGTCTTCACCAAACCTGGAGGCTGTTTTGAGTTGCGTGGCCAGCAGAAGCCTCCGTTCTCTGACGTTTGTAGGAAGAACCAGAGCTGCAAGGGACCCGGTCTAGAGACCGACAGGGGCTTCCTGTCAGTCCCCTGAACAGGCAGAGCAGGCAGGAGGTGACAGGAGCTCCATTTGGTACCAACAACCAAAAGTGAGAATAAGGTAACAAAAGCTAGAAGgagtcatttgtttaaaaaaaccgaaaaaccaaaccaacaaaACCACCAGCCCACAACAGGATCTGAACACGAGGGAGGAGTGCGGCGTCCTGTCCACCTGGGGCTCCCCACTTTCGAGCTCCGCCCACCACCCCTCCCAGCGTGTAGTCGCTATGCAGGACAGGGGGAGGGTCACCTGCTTCAGGAAGAAACCAGGGCATGCAGGCCCTTCTCCGACCCCTGCTCTCAGGTGTGCAGGCCCATCCCAggtttctctctgcctccaaaCAACAGACGATCTCGCAGCTGTGGCTGCTTCGACAAAGGCAAGCGGACATACTCACACGAGGGACCGCCAGGACACGGCCCTCCAGCGGAGGCCACGGCACACAGTCAGTCTAAGGGTCACGGCAGCTTGCTCGTCCCACGACTCCTGGAACGCAGGGCCCATCTCGGGGAGTGTTTGACATCTGTCCCCAGTACCCAGCTGTCACCACAGGTAAGCCCAGACTATAATCACAACAGCAAGGACAGGATCatgttgcttttttcctttttttttcttaaaggagtTAGGGCATGGAAAATACAGCACaccaatgaaacaaaaaatgccaaaaaaaaaatacaaaaaaatagaaaatagaaaaatgtatttacaaGTAGTACATTACTATGATCCAAAAGCACAAAGACACCTGCTGCTATAATACATGCATTGGTTCAAGAAGAAATTACCAAAAACCCTGCAAGGGAGAAgcctgtaaaaacaaaaaaagggccAAAAAGTTTTAACTTTTCATCCCTAATTTGCTACACTGATCAAAACCAAATGACAGTCCCCTAAAGTCCATGAGTATATCAGTACAAATACTATACTGGTTTTTAACTGCACGTTCAGTTGTGGAGGGAAAGACAGCAGCTTATCCATATACAAGGAAGCCAGAGTGAACTGCTCTACATGCTAAAAATTACAGCAAGCCCCTGTCTGCTACACAGCATGATCTTagcagttttaatttttgtttattcatatatatttatgtgcatgtgtgtgtatgtatgtaggtataaAAACCGTGCCCTCGTTCACTGCCAACACGATATCTGGGTGGACATGAACTCATTACAACAAATTCTTATGTGTATGTTGTAAGAAGTCACTCAATGTCTGTGGATTTAATAAGTCACTTCACAccacagaaaatatttaataaatccaaaaaaaggaaagaggaatatAACGACAGAAGAGCTTCTGTCTTAGTTCTCTGAAACTGAGTCCCCCATAGGAAACTGGTCCCAAAGTTCTTGAGGGTTCACTGAAGAAACAAATTTGCTAATGTTTTTCATCATTTTAGTGTTCAAAAGATATAGAACGACTCTTGGTCATCAGTTTTAAACAGTCACGTCTCCATCCCCCACAGGTAACAGTCTGGTGCAGATCCATAAAAACAGGGGAGGACGGAGCGCTGGGGAGGGCCTGTCACTCCAGGAGGGGTTGCACCTCTCCAacagcagggagagaggaaaccACGCAGGGCTCCAGCACCTCGCTCCTGCAAATGCAAAATCCGTTCACACGTCAGTCCTTAGACAGGTATGTCTCCAAGTACCAGGCCAGCTCTAAGAGGAAACAAAACCACGCGTTGACAGAAAAGGACAAAGAGGCCACTCTGGTCACTCTCTGTGATCCATCATACTTCCAGGAATCGGGAGCTGCTGGACTTGGAGTGGAATGGCTCAGACCACATCCGCCGGAGGTCACCCTGGGAAAGAAGGAACACGACTAAGTTACAGGTCTAAACACGAGGCACACATATCTACAAGTCCTTTCTGACTCCTGGTCTCTGGTCAGACTGCTTCTGGGAGAATCAAAGAACATTCGAATTTTACTCACTGAAAAGTAACCCACCATTCTTTGAAGAACTCACTAGAAGAGCTCTCAGGCCCCTTGAGCAGGGAAGGGCTTTTACCCACTCTGTCCTGGTGGCAGGGCTATCACTTAGGGCGCAGGTGACCTaggcaagttaattaacctctgtgtcggtttccttatctgcaaaatgcagATGATAATTTAAATCTTATAAATCAGATAATGCtcttagttttaaaaatacatttcttaattAGTCCAAACTTTAATGCAGAGTATTAGAGCTGTTGAGGGCAGCAGGGCGCTGCTTTAAAGAGAAACAGGAAGTCTCTGCGGTTGGGCCTTAGGGATTTAACTGGCCCACGACCAGGTGCTGCAGGGGTCTACTCGTCAGTATTTTCCGCCAATGGCCGTAAGAATCTGGAAGAGGCTGCTAATATTAGGTtagcaaaaataaaccaacaaaccctcctaaaacaaacaaaaaacagaaatgaaaacaaaaagacccCACTATCAAGATTAAGAGCTTAGAGTCTTAAGCAGAACCACCTCCAACAGGAAGAATACGTACCCAAGTTCAGGGTCAATGCCACGTCATTGCTTTCACTGGTTTACAAGTGCTTTTCTCACCTTTAAATAGGCCATTGTGAGGAGTGGCAATAAGGTAAACGGCACCAAATAGAGAAGAGCGGGCTGGGCTGCACGGTGGATCCGGGACGCCACAGTGGCCGTGAGCAGACCTGCGGGGGGAGAGTGACTCCCAGGGGCAGCCCCGTGAGCACGGGGCCTCTGTCCCCGGTTCTAGGCACAGTCTTCAGACTGTGTAGCACAACGTGACACTCCGTCCAACGGTAGGGAGTGAGATGCCCCCGCCTGAGCAGGTAGAGAAACAGGGagcagcagtttttaaaaacctacaATTCCAAGGACCCATGAGTGGCCCAAGTCCCACTCTGTGCTCAGGTCCCTGGCTCCAGCCCTCATTTCAACCCCACGTGCGCCCAGCCCCGCCCCGTCTCCTGTGGTATATGATGTCAGACTCGGAGGCAAAAGACTTGGGTTCAAGTTCCAACTCTGCTGCTCACAACAGCTACGTAACCCTGGCAAAAGCCTTTCACGTCTCTAAGCCTCGGCCTCATCTGTCTAAGGGGGTAACACCAGCTGCCCTGCCCCTCTCAAGAGTGTTTGCAGTGGAGTGGAAATGAAGCCTGGCCTGTGGAAGTGTGACGTGCCGATGTTAAGGAGGAGGCACGGAGGTGAGAGAGCTGCTCTTTTCCACTCACTTGGACGGAGCTGCTGCAGGACAGGTTTCTACTGTTCCTAGCGAATTACAACCGTCTCTTCCTGTCTGCCTGTAACAGAGCTGGCTAGAGAAAGACTAGCACAGGAAGAGTGAGATCAGAGATGACAGAAACGTTAGAGCAGATGAAGGGGAGGTATCTGTCTAATAAAGCAGGAAATAGATATGACATTCATTACACTCAAGCTGAAGATTTAACTAAGCACAGGCTGATTCACAATCATTGTGTGGTAGGTGTTCTAAACCTCGAGGTCTGACCACACTTTTCCTCTAGTGTTCTTTAGACAGATTACTGGGAACTGGGCAGGCTGCTGGCCAACACAGAGAGCATCTCTGATCTGAAGGGccagtgtttctgtttttctttgtggTTGTTTATAACAGCAACCAGAGTTACTGTTCTCCTTGCATCTAGTATCTGCAGCTGGAAGATCTGATTTAGTTCCAGGGGTTGGAGGAGAGCCAGAGGGGAGATCACGTGCAGCCTCTGTGGTTCTCTTACCTACAAAGTATCCAATGAGGGTGCAGTGAAAGTAGGAAACCTTCTGCATGCGTCCAGAGATGTTGGCGGGTCCAGAGGCACCACACGAGTCACCGCTGGCTTGCTTTTTGTAGTTGTCATAACGAAGGACAAAGCACAGCAAGAGTCCAGGCATCACGATGTCTCCAATGCCCAACATAGAGAAGTGACTGCCAGTGGAGCTGGAATGTAGTGTCACGTGTCAGCGGTGCCACCCTCTACAACCCCCTTTCTCCTGTGCAGTCTGTTCGCTTTCTATGAAATCAAAGAACTATTCTGAACGAGAGACAGAAATCTCTACTGGTTTAACAAAActaggtgtttttgtttgtttttttgagtttAGAGATTAAAATCCCAAGAGTACTGGCAAAAGAGGTCTTCAACCCCACCCCTCAGTGATTCAGGAGAGCGCCACACGACTGACTGCGGAAGACTGCCTCCTGTAGAAACGTCAACCAATTCACAATTTGTCACACATTCACTGCTAAGACTTCAAATAAGCACCTACTACCAGACGTGGGAGATTAAAGCAGCACATTAATTTTTCCAAGATTATAGTTCCAGGAACTGTATAATTTTAGCATTAGGACATATTTTCTTACAAACGTCTTAGAAGTAAAAAAGATCCAGATTCTCCTGCTGATGGCCTCCAGCCAACTCTGAACTATGGCAACAGCAGTGACATATGGTTGTTTGGTAACATTCAGCAACAATAAAAAGCAGCACCTGTAGCACTTAATGATCAATCTCTGCAAGTCAAGTCAGTGTTCTCTTCctcactgtaaaatggagatgactcACACCCCTTTTTCCAGCCCAGAATCAGAATGCTGATGACAAAGACAGACTAACGGAGGAACAGGGGCAGGGGAAGTCAGTGTCTTCATCATCACAAGACAAGGCCTGACACACCAGTCCTACCTCGGGAAGACCAGTTTTCCAGGCAGAGACAGGCGAGGAACATCACGTCCAACGTTGGGCCCCAGGTGGAGCTTCCGGGACAGAACGTCAAGGGGATTGTCAGCCGGCTGCGTGGCCACCTTCACCATGACGTTGCTATTAAAGATGTAGGCGGAGAAAAACACCTGCCGAGTGGAGAGCGACCTTTAACACAGGTAGCTGGAAGCACCCTCATCTCAGCACCAGCCCTCTTTGTTCCTAACAGAAGAGTCTCAGTCCTACATCATCAAGCTTTTTTGACTGTGTGCTTTGAGGAGGAAGAAACTCTGCTCCTGTGCGTATCTGCAGATTTCTTCTCTCCACACCCAAGATGAACCCCTTACGGTAGAGCCGGCAGCGCTCCCAGGGCGGAGAACCTTGCCTGCCCGCTCCCAAGAGTCACACACGTACTATCTACAGTAACAAGTCTCAGCAAACGAAGGCGCGGACGGCTGCCTGCTCAGCTTTTAACAGGTACAGTGCAGGACTGGAGGAGTGGTATT encodes the following:
- the SPPL3 gene encoding signal peptide peptidase-like 3 isoform X5, with the translated sequence MDFENQDKEKDSNSSSGSFNGNSTNNSIQTIDSTQALFLPIGASVSLLVMFFFFDSVQVVFTICTAVLATIAFAFLLLPMCQYLTRPCSPQNKISFGCCGRFTAAELLSFSLSVMLVLIWVLTGHWLLMDALAMGLCVAMIAFVRLPSLKVSCLLLSGLLIYDVFWVFFSAYIFNSNVMVKVATQPADNPLDVLSRKLHLGPNVGRDVPRLSLPGKLVFPSSTGSHFSMLGIGDIVMPGLLLCFVLRYDNYKKQASGDSCGASGPANISGRMQKVSYFHCTLIGYFVGLLTATVASRIHRAAQPALLYLVPFTLLPLLTMAYLKGDLRRMWSEPFHSKSSSSRFLEV